The following proteins come from a genomic window of Oricola thermophila:
- a CDS encoding c-type cytochrome, producing the protein MKFATALIAGVAMLAASGAYAQEITGDPAAGEKVFKKCRACHAIDGKNKVGPHLDGVYGRVAGSVDKYKYSVGLKKFKEEGLVWNAETLAQYLPSPKDMVEKSKMTFKLTKEKDIENVIAYLAQISGVE; encoded by the coding sequence GTGAAATTCGCAACCGCATTGATAGCCGGCGTCGCCATGCTGGCCGCTTCGGGCGCATACGCCCAGGAAATCACTGGTGACCCCGCCGCCGGGGAGAAGGTCTTCAAGAAATGCAGGGCCTGCCACGCAATCGACGGCAAGAACAAGGTCGGTCCGCATCTCGACGGCGTCTATGGCCGTGTTGCCGGTTCCGTGGACAAATACAAGTACTCGGTCGGGCTGAAGAAGTTCAAGGAGGAAGGGCTCGTCTGGAATGCCGAGACGCTCGCCCAATACCTGCCGTCGCCCAAGGACATGGTCGAGAAATCGAAGATGACCTTCAAGCTGACCAAGGAAAAGGACATAGAGAACGTCATCGCCTACCTGGCGCAGATCAGTGGTGTGGAATAG
- a CDS encoding DUF808 domain-containing protein, whose amino-acid sequence MSGLLALLDDVATIAKVAASSIDDVMGQAVKAGAKASGAVIDDAAVTPKFIHGFEPARELPIVWQITKGSLRNKLLVLLPVALLLSAFAPWAIMPLLMLGGAYLCFEGAEKIVHVLHPGHGPETGSGTAVSDDPLHLEKEKVAGAIKTDFILSAEIMTIILAAIPESNFWLEASTLAAAGVGITVIVYGGVALIVKADDVGLHMAQNGRFGITRAVGRAIVRGMPGFLKALTTIGTAAMLWVGGSIVVHGLESLGFAWLAHWIHDLAAAAGHAVPAVEGAVEWAAKATMDGVLGLALGLLLIPVAGTVFAPIWAAVTGGRSSGGH is encoded by the coding sequence ATGAGTGGTCTTCTGGCGCTCCTCGACGATGTCGCCACGATTGCCAAGGTAGCTGCGTCCTCGATCGATGACGTGATGGGGCAGGCAGTCAAGGCTGGAGCCAAGGCATCCGGGGCGGTCATCGACGATGCCGCGGTGACGCCGAAGTTCATCCACGGCTTCGAGCCGGCGCGCGAATTGCCGATCGTCTGGCAGATCACGAAGGGGTCGCTGCGAAACAAGCTCCTCGTGCTGTTGCCGGTCGCGCTTCTCCTTTCCGCCTTCGCGCCCTGGGCGATAATGCCGCTTTTGATGCTCGGCGGAGCCTATCTCTGTTTCGAGGGAGCCGAGAAGATCGTTCACGTCCTCCATCCCGGTCACGGGCCGGAAACAGGTTCCGGTACGGCTGTTTCCGACGATCCCCTGCATCTCGAAAAAGAGAAGGTGGCCGGCGCCATCAAGACGGATTTCATCCTGTCGGCAGAGATCATGACCATCATCCTTGCCGCCATACCGGAGAGCAACTTCTGGCTGGAGGCGTCTACGCTTGCCGCTGCCGGCGTGGGTATCACCGTCATTGTCTATGGCGGCGTGGCACTGATCGTGAAAGCCGACGATGTCGGCCTTCACATGGCTCAGAATGGCCGTTTCGGCATCACCCGCGCAGTCGGTCGTGCGATCGTCCGCGGCATGCCGGGCTTTCTTAAGGCGCTGACGACCATCGGCACCGCCGCGATGCTTTGGGTCGGCGGGTCAATCGTCGTGCACGGCCTGGAATCGCTCGGCTTTGCATGGCTGGCTCACTGGATTCACGACCTCGCCGCTGCGGCGGGGCATGCGGTTCCCGCCGTGGAGGGCGCGGTGGAGTGGGCGGCCAAGGCGACGATGGACGGCGTGCTCGGGCTGGCGCTCGGTTTGCTGCTGATTCCCGTCGCCGGTACGGTGTTCGCGCCGATATGGGCAGCCGTTACGGGCGGTCGGTCGTCCGGGGGGCACTAG
- a CDS encoding alpha/beta hydrolase, with protein sequence MEFSQRQLHVSATGAELCLRHEPAVGEARGAVHILHGLAEHGERYASFARTLSEAGFHVYAHDHRGHGYTVAPGAPAGVFDTGGHGVEVVLNDVASVQDKIAAEHPDLPLVLFGHSMGGIIAMTYCLRFPDRLSAAAIWNANLTTEPLFHAGKLVIAWERFRLGSDVPSVLMPKLTFGAWAKAVKNRRTEFDWLSRDPAIVDAYIADPLCGWPASVGMWADLFRLVSAGTDVASASDAARRLPYNLVGGGADPSTAFGKNVKAQAERMRKAGFSDVTLEIHPDFRHETLNEMGREVAVEALLGWLRAKLPARAA encoded by the coding sequence ATGGAATTTTCGCAACGCCAGCTTCACGTTTCGGCGACGGGCGCCGAGCTTTGCCTGCGCCACGAACCGGCCGTCGGCGAAGCACGCGGCGCGGTCCACATCCTGCACGGACTTGCCGAACACGGTGAACGCTACGCCTCCTTCGCGCGGACGCTCTCCGAGGCCGGCTTCCATGTCTATGCACACGATCACCGCGGCCACGGCTACACCGTGGCGCCCGGGGCGCCGGCGGGCGTGTTCGATACCGGAGGCCACGGCGTGGAAGTGGTGCTGAACGACGTCGCCTCGGTACAGGACAAGATCGCGGCGGAACACCCCGATCTGCCCCTTGTCCTGTTCGGCCATTCGATGGGCGGGATCATCGCCATGACCTATTGCCTGCGTTTTCCGGACAGGCTTTCGGCGGCAGCCATATGGAACGCGAACCTGACGACCGAACCGCTGTTCCACGCCGGCAAGCTCGTGATCGCATGGGAACGCTTCCGGCTCGGTTCCGACGTTCCGTCGGTGCTGATGCCGAAACTGACCTTCGGCGCCTGGGCGAAGGCGGTGAAGAACCGGCGCACCGAATTCGACTGGCTTTCCCGCGATCCGGCAATCGTCGATGCCTATATCGCCGATCCCCTGTGCGGCTGGCCGGCGAGCGTCGGCATGTGGGCCGACCTGTTCAGGCTCGTCTCGGCGGGAACCGATGTCGCCTCTGCGTCCGACGCGGCAAGGAGGCTGCCCTACAATCTCGTCGGTGGCGGCGCCGATCCCTCTACGGCATTCGGCAAGAATGTGAAGGCACAGGCGGAACGCATGCGCAAGGCGGGGTTCTCCGATGTCACGCTGGAAATCCATCCGGACTTCCGGCACGAGACGCTGAACGAGATGGGCCGGGAGGTGGCGGTGGAAGCCCTGCTCGGCTGGTTGCGTGCGAAACTGCCGGCAAGGGCCGCCTAG